In Musa acuminata AAA Group cultivar baxijiao chromosome BXJ2-8, Cavendish_Baxijiao_AAA, whole genome shotgun sequence, one genomic interval encodes:
- the LOC135580972 gene encoding probable acyl-[acyl-carrier-protein]--UDP-N-acetylglucosamine O-acyltransferase, mitochondrial isoform X2 — MGETEIGDSCIIQTGAIVGADLAGRTIIGSHNVIGHHAVVGAKCQDLKYKQGDECFLHVGDQNDIREYCSIHRSSKSSDRTVIGDNNLIMGACHIAHDCKVGNKNIFANNTLLAGHVVVEDYAHTAGAITVHQFCHIGSHSFIGGGSVVTQDVPKFMLVSGDRAELHGLNLEGLRRHGFSNTEIRGLRRAYQKIFMPNESNSGGLDDRLAEVEQDKEVAHFSAVSFMVQSIRESFQQNRRGICKFRNWSAS; from the exons TCGAACAATCATTGGAAGTCATAATGTTATCGGACATCATGCGGTAGTTGGTGCAAAGTGCCAAGACTTGAAATATAAG CAAGGGGATGAATGTTTCCTGCATGTTGGTGATCAGAATGACATCAGAGAGTATTGTTCCATTCATCGTTCATCTAAATCTAGTGACAGAACG GTTATTGGTGATAACAACTTAATCATGGGAGCATGTCATATTGCTCATGACTGCAAAGTTGGTAACAAGAACATATTTGCTAATAACACTCTCCTTGCAGGCCATGTTGTGGTAGAA GATTATGCTCATACTGCAGGGGCTATTACTGTTCACCAATTTTGTCACATTGGATCACACTCTTTCATTGGTGGGGGGTCTGTG GTTACACAGGATGTACCAAAATTCATGTTGGTTTCCGGCGATAGAGCAGAGCTTCATGGTTTAAACTTAGAGGGCCTTCGGCGGCATGGATTCTCAAATACCGAG ATTCGAGGTCTGAGGAGAGCTTACCAAAAGATATTTATGCCCAATGAATCAAACTCTGGGGGCTTGGATGACAGGCTCGCAGAAGTG GAGCAAGACAAAGAAGTAGCTCACTTTTCTGCTGTGTCTTTTATGGTGCAATCCATACGTGAATCATTTCAGCAAAATCGTCGTGGAATATGCAAGTTCAGGAATTGGAGTGCCTCCTGA